A single region of the Malus sylvestris chromosome 8, drMalSylv7.2, whole genome shotgun sequence genome encodes:
- the LOC126631925 gene encoding uncharacterized protein LOC126631925 isoform X4 → MGSRGRLLFDLNEPPTEDNEESDGAVSFQPQKALPSSNPHTSEVLAVAAVAPRIVNNHAFSHASSVSGFQPFVRPKNAHGFEGDADEKSRDSNPKYTSVSKSSNDEDMKPVPCLASASANGPSVEREEGEWSDDAEGSAEAGGTGSLHEQGTSLQGQSGGIVECASGVAPDISSCDIKTSEGLKDKNTSHTSLGVDDQNSTSSRISDSNVKGQAAMDGQDEHGLVLKQEKVKGIEASHALKCANNPMKRKLSQQNEAKLGKKRNRQTMFLNLDDVKQAGTIKSSTPRRQTFPSPVTTRTLKDVRTITLPADCVGEKQSQSMIKDQKQVDVLCNDGGTAAESSDSKSETNGDVSYGSLSRTRRQNGDNDPSTEVLPPIPRQSSWKQPTDTRQLKNSHVANRKPALITQSSMDSKSGNKKLLPAKKQTAISNTYQDTSVERLIREVTNEKFWHHPGETDLQCVPEKFESVEEYVRVFEPLLFEECRAQLYSTWEELTEAVSRDAHITVRVRSIERRERGWYDVIVLPVSECKWTFKEGDVAVLSTPRPGSVRSKRNNSSAEGDEEPEISGRVAGTVRRHIPIDTRDPPGAILHFYVGDSYDSNSLVDDDHVLRKLQPKGIWYLTVLGSLATTQREYIALHAFRRLNMQMQAAILRPSPEHFPKYEQQSPAMPECFTPNFIDHLHRTFNGPQLSAIQWAAMHTAAGTSGGKRQDPWPFTLVQGPPGTGKTHTVWGMLNVIHLVQYQQYYTSLLKKLAPESYKQNSETNFDNVATGSIDEVLQNMDQNLLRTLPKLCPKPRMLVCAPSNAATDELLSRVLDRGFIDGEMKVYRPDVARVGVDSQTRAAQAVSVERRTEQLLVKNREEVLGWMHQLRNREAQLSVQISNLQRDLTVAAAAVRSQGSVGVDPDVLVARDQNRDALLQILAAVVENRDKTLVELSRLFILESKFRAGGNFNLEEARANLEASFANEAEIVFTTVSSSGRKLFSRLSHGFDMVVIDEAAQASEVGVLPPLSLGAARCVLVGDPQQLPATVISKAAGTLLYSRSLFERFQQAKCPTMLLSVQYRMHPQIRDFPSRYFYQGRLTDSESVANLPDETYYKDPLLRPYVFFDISHGRESHRGGSVSYQNIHEAQFCVRLYEHLQKSLKALGLGKVSVGIITPYKLQLKCLQREFEDILNSEEGKDIYINTVDAFQGQERDVIIMSCVRASTHGVGFVADIRRMNVALTRARRALWVMGNASALMQCDDWAALITDAKARNCFMDIETLPKEFRVPKVPSYAPLPGKPSSNIRGFRSGGPRHRSMDVHMESRSGTPSEDDEKLGVSVISRNGSYRPMKPPYENSLDDFDQSGDKSRDAWQYGIQKKHGPAGVVGRRDI, encoded by the exons ATGGGTTCTCGAGGAAGGTTGTTATTTGATCTCAATGAACCCCCTACCGAGGATAATGAAGAGAGTGATGGCGCCGTCAGCTTCCAGCCACAAAAGGCACTTCCTTCTTCAAACCCCCACACTTCAGAAGTGCTTGCAGTAGCAGCCGTTGCACCAAGAATTGTTAATAATCATGCTTTTTCACATGCATCGTCTGTGTCAGGTTTTCAACCTTTTGTTCGGCCAAAAAATGCTCATGGCTTTGAAGGTGATGCTGACGAGAAATCAAGAGATAGTAATCCCAAATATACATCAGTATCTAAATCAAGTAATGATGAGGACATGAAACCTGTACCATGTTTAGCTTCTGCTTCTGCAAATGGTCCATCTGtggaaagagaagaaggagagtGGTCTGATGATGCCGAGGGATCTGCTGAAGCAGGTGGAACTGGCAGTTTGCATGAACAGGGTACAAGTTTACAAGGACAATCGGGAGGGATTGTTGAATGTGCTTCTGGTGTTGCTCCAGATATTAGTTCTTGTGATATTAAAACTTCAGAAGGTCTCAAGGATAAGAACACCAGTCATACTTCTTTAGGAGTAGATGATCAGAATAGTACTAGTAGCCGCATTTCAGACAGCAATGTTAAAGGTCAGGCAGCCATGGATGGTCAGGATGAACACGGATTGGTTTTGAAACAAGAAAAAGTTAAAGGCATTGAAGCCAGCCATGCACTCAAGTGTGCAAATAATCCAATGAAGAGGAAGCTGAGCCAACAGAATGAAGCAAAGCTGGGAAAGAAACGTAATAGACAGACAATGTTCCTTAATTTGGATGATGTTAAGCAAGCTGGCACTATCAAAAGTTCAACACCAAGAAGACAGACCTTTCCCTCACCTGTTACAACTCGCACTTTGAAGGACGTTCGTACCATTACTCTGCCTGCAGATTGTGTTGGGGAAAAGCAGTCACAATCAATGATTAAGGACCAGAAACAAGTTGATGTTTTATGTAATGATGGAGGAACTGCCGCAGAGTCTAGTGATTCCAAGTCTGAAACTAACGGGGATGTTAGTTATGGATCACTGTCTAGGACCAGAAGGCAAAATGGTGACAATGATCCTTCCACAGAGGTCTTACCGCCAATTCCAAGGCAGAGTTCATGGAAGCAGCCCACGGATACAAGGCAGCTGAAGAATTCACATGTTGCTAATAGGAAGCCAGCTCTGATCACTCAAAGCTCCATGGATTCCAAATCTGGAAACAAGAAACTTCTTCCTGCCAAGAAGCAAACGGCAATCAGTAACACATACCAAGACACATCAGTTGAGCGTCTTATAAGGGAGGttacaaatgagaagttttggCATCACCCAG GGGAGACTGACCTCCAATGTGTTCCTGAAAAGTTTGAATCTGTTGAGGAGTATGTTAGAGTATTTGAACCGCTTCTGTTTGAAGAATGCCGTGCACAACTTTACAGCACCTGGGAGGAATTAACAGAGGCTGTTTCTAGAGATGCTCATATAACTGTTCGTGTAAGAAGCattgaaaggagagagagag GGTGGTATGATGTAATAGTCCTTCCAGTTAGTGAATGCAAGTGGACATTTAAAGAGGGGGATGTTGCAGTTCTTTCAACTCCTCGGCCTGGATCAG TCAGATCCAAAAGGAACAACTCTTCAGCTGAGGGCGATGAGGAGCCTGAAATCAGTGGGCGTGTGGCTGGTACTGTCCGGCGACATATTCCTATCGATACTCGTGATCCCCCAGGGGCAATCCTTCATTTTTATGTTGGGGACTCCTATGATTCTAACAG CTTGGTTGATGATGATCATGTTCTAAGAAAGCTACAGCCCAAAGGAATTTGGTATTTAACTGTGCTTGGTTCTCTAGCAACCACCCAGCGCGAGTATATTGCACTGCATGCATTTCGTCGTCTGAATATGCAG ATGCAAGCAGCAATTCTACGGCCCAGTCCTGAACACTTTCCAAAATACGAGCAGCAGTCCCCTGCTATGCCAGAATGCTTCACACCGAATTTCATTGATCATTTGCATAGGACCTTTAATGGGCCCCAGCTATCAGCAATCCAATGGGCTGCAATGCATACAGCTGCAGGTACAAGTGGTGGAAAGAGGCAAGATCCATGGCCTTTTACGCTTGTTCAAGGACCTCCAGGAACAGGTAAGACACATACGGTCTGGGGAATGCTAAACGTCATCCATCTGGTTCAGTATCAGCAGTACTACACTTCTTTGCTGAAGAAACTAGCACCTGAAAGCTATAAGCAAAATAGTGAGACCAACTTTGATAATGTTGCTACGGGATCAATAGATGAGGTTCTTCAGAACATGGACCAGAATCTCCTTCGTACACTACCCAAGCTCTGTCCAAAGCCTAGAATGTTGGTTTGCGCCCCTTCTAATGCTGCAACAGATGAGCTTCTTTCCCGTGTTCTTGACCGTGGATTCATTGATGGCGAGATGAAAGTTTATCGACCTGATGTAGCCCGAGTAGGTGTGGATTCACAGACACGTGCTGCCCAGGCTGTATCCGTTGAGCGGAGAACTGAACAGCTTCTGGTTAAGAACCGTGAGGAAGTTTTAGGGTGGATGCATCAGTTGAGAAATCGTGAAGCTCAGTTGTCCGTGCAGATATCTAATCTTCAAAGAGACCTTACTGTTGCAGCTGCTGCTGTTCGTTCCCAAGGATCAGTTGGTGTTGATCCTGATGTTTTGGTGGCTCGGGACCAGAATCGAGATGCATTGCTGCAGATTCTTGCAGCTGTTGTTGAAAACAGGGATAAAACTCTAGTTGAGCTATCTCGCCTGTTTATTTTAGAAAGCAAGTTTCGTGCTGGTGGCAATTTTAACTTGGAAGAAGCTCGAGCTAATCTTGAGGCAAGTTTTGCCAATGAGGCTGAGATTGTTTTCACTACTGTTTCAAGCAGTGGTCGCAAGCTGTTCTCTCGTCTTTCTCATGGGTTTGATATGGTTGTGATTGATGAGGCAGCGCAAGCCAGTGAAGTGGGAGTTCTTCCTCCCCTTTCTCTTGGTGCTGCACGATGTGTTCTTGTTGGGGATCCTCAGCAGCTTCCCGCAACAGTTATTAGCAAGGCTGCTGGGACCTTGTTATACAGTAGAAGTCTTTTCGAAAGATTCCAGCAAGCAAAATGTCCAACAATGTTGTTATCTGTGCAGTATAGGATGCATCCCCAAATACGTGATTTTCCTTCAAGGTACTTCTACCAAGGACGCCTCACTGACAGTGAAAGTGTTGCTAATTTACCTGATGAAACCTATTACAAGGACCCTTTACTTAGACCTTATGTATTTTTTGACATTTCCCATGGACGGGAGTCCCACAGAGGGGGATCTGTCTCTTATCAGAACATACACGAAGCACAGTTTTGTGTGCGCTTGTATGAGCATCTCCAGAAGTCCTTGAAAGCATTGGGTTTGGGGAAAGTTTCTGTCGGCATAATCACACCATATAAATTGCAACTCAAATGCCTCCAACGTGAGTTTGAGGATATTTTAAATTCAGAGGAAGGGAAGGATATATATATCAACACAGTAGATGCTTTTCAAGGCCAAGAGCGTGATGTAATTATCATGTCCTGTGTGCGAGCTTCAACTCATGGGGTTGGTTTTGTAGCAGATATCCGCCGTATGAATGTAGCTCTCACTCGTGCAAGAAGGGCTCTTTGG GTCATGGGGAATGCAAGTGCCTTAATGCAGTGTGACGACTGGGCTGCATTGATTACCGATGCCAAAGCCAGGAACTGTTTTATGGACATAGAAACTCTTCCCAAAGAATTTCGGGTACCAAAGGTACCTTCTTATGCTCCATTACCAGGAAAGCCTTCCTCTAATATAAGGGGTTTCAGGTCTGGTGGACCAAGGCATAGATCAATGGATGTGCACATGGAATCAAGGTCAGGAACACCGTCAGAAGATGATGAGAAGTTGGGTGTATCAGTTATTTCTAGGAATGGAAGTTACCGGCCTATGAAACCTCCATATGAGAATTCCTTGGACGACTTTGATCAATCAGGTGATAAATCTAGAGATGCCTGGCAGTATGGTATACAGAAGAAGCATGGTCCTGCTGGGGTTGTGGGAAGGAGAGACATCTAG
- the LOC126631925 gene encoding uncharacterized protein LOC126631925 isoform X1 — MGSRGRLLFDLNEPPTEDNEESDGAVSFQPQKALPSSNPHTSEVLAVAAVAPRIVNNHAFSHASSVSGFQPFVRPKNAHGFEGDADEKSRDSNPKYTSVSKSSNDEDMKPVPCLASASANGPSVEREEGEWSDDAEGSAEAGGTGSLHEQGTSLQGQSGGIVECASGVAPDISSCDIKTSEGLKDKNTSHTSLGVDDQNSTSSRISDSNVKGQAAMDGQDEHGLVLKQEKVKGIEASHALKCANNPMKRKLSQQNEAKLGKKRNRQTMFLNLDDVKQAGTIKSSTPRRQTFPSPVTTRTLKDVRTITLPADCVGEKQSQSMIKDQKQVDVLCNDGGTAAESSDSKSETNGDVSYGSLSRTRRQNGDNDPSTEVLPPIPRQSSWKQPTDTRQLKNSHVANRKPALITQSSMDSKSGNKKLLPAKKQTAISNTYQDTSVERLIREVTNEKFWHHPGPQTVDKISTAPFGETDLQCVPEKFESVEEYVRVFEPLLFEECRAQLYSTWEELTEAVSRDAHITVRVRSIERRERGWYDVIVLPVSECKWTFKEGDVAVLSTPRPGSAVRSKRNNSSAEGDEEPEISGRVAGTVRRHIPIDTRDPPGAILHFYVGDSYDSNSLVDDDHVLRKLQPKGIWYLTVLGSLATTQREYIALHAFRRLNMQMQAAILRPSPEHFPKYEQQSPAMPECFTPNFIDHLHRTFNGPQLSAIQWAAMHTAAGTSGGKRQDPWPFTLVQGPPGTGKTHTVWGMLNVIHLVQYQQYYTSLLKKLAPESYKQNSETNFDNVATGSIDEVLQNMDQNLLRTLPKLCPKPRMLVCAPSNAATDELLSRVLDRGFIDGEMKVYRPDVARVGVDSQTRAAQAVSVERRTEQLLVKNREEVLGWMHQLRNREAQLSVQISNLQRDLTVAAAAVRSQGSVGVDPDVLVARDQNRDALLQILAAVVENRDKTLVELSRLFILESKFRAGGNFNLEEARANLEASFANEAEIVFTTVSSSGRKLFSRLSHGFDMVVIDEAAQASEVGVLPPLSLGAARCVLVGDPQQLPATVISKAAGTLLYSRSLFERFQQAKCPTMLLSVQYRMHPQIRDFPSRYFYQGRLTDSESVANLPDETYYKDPLLRPYVFFDISHGRESHRGGSVSYQNIHEAQFCVRLYEHLQKSLKALGLGKVSVGIITPYKLQLKCLQREFEDILNSEEGKDIYINTVDAFQGQERDVIIMSCVRASTHGVGFVADIRRMNVALTRARRALWVMGNASALMQCDDWAALITDAKARNCFMDIETLPKEFRVPKVPSYAPLPGKPSSNIRGFRSGGPRHRSMDVHMESRSGTPSEDDEKLGVSVISRNGSYRPMKPPYENSLDDFDQSGDKSRDAWQYGIQKKHGPAGVVGRRDI; from the exons ATGGGTTCTCGAGGAAGGTTGTTATTTGATCTCAATGAACCCCCTACCGAGGATAATGAAGAGAGTGATGGCGCCGTCAGCTTCCAGCCACAAAAGGCACTTCCTTCTTCAAACCCCCACACTTCAGAAGTGCTTGCAGTAGCAGCCGTTGCACCAAGAATTGTTAATAATCATGCTTTTTCACATGCATCGTCTGTGTCAGGTTTTCAACCTTTTGTTCGGCCAAAAAATGCTCATGGCTTTGAAGGTGATGCTGACGAGAAATCAAGAGATAGTAATCCCAAATATACATCAGTATCTAAATCAAGTAATGATGAGGACATGAAACCTGTACCATGTTTAGCTTCTGCTTCTGCAAATGGTCCATCTGtggaaagagaagaaggagagtGGTCTGATGATGCCGAGGGATCTGCTGAAGCAGGTGGAACTGGCAGTTTGCATGAACAGGGTACAAGTTTACAAGGACAATCGGGAGGGATTGTTGAATGTGCTTCTGGTGTTGCTCCAGATATTAGTTCTTGTGATATTAAAACTTCAGAAGGTCTCAAGGATAAGAACACCAGTCATACTTCTTTAGGAGTAGATGATCAGAATAGTACTAGTAGCCGCATTTCAGACAGCAATGTTAAAGGTCAGGCAGCCATGGATGGTCAGGATGAACACGGATTGGTTTTGAAACAAGAAAAAGTTAAAGGCATTGAAGCCAGCCATGCACTCAAGTGTGCAAATAATCCAATGAAGAGGAAGCTGAGCCAACAGAATGAAGCAAAGCTGGGAAAGAAACGTAATAGACAGACAATGTTCCTTAATTTGGATGATGTTAAGCAAGCTGGCACTATCAAAAGTTCAACACCAAGAAGACAGACCTTTCCCTCACCTGTTACAACTCGCACTTTGAAGGACGTTCGTACCATTACTCTGCCTGCAGATTGTGTTGGGGAAAAGCAGTCACAATCAATGATTAAGGACCAGAAACAAGTTGATGTTTTATGTAATGATGGAGGAACTGCCGCAGAGTCTAGTGATTCCAAGTCTGAAACTAACGGGGATGTTAGTTATGGATCACTGTCTAGGACCAGAAGGCAAAATGGTGACAATGATCCTTCCACAGAGGTCTTACCGCCAATTCCAAGGCAGAGTTCATGGAAGCAGCCCACGGATACAAGGCAGCTGAAGAATTCACATGTTGCTAATAGGAAGCCAGCTCTGATCACTCAAAGCTCCATGGATTCCAAATCTGGAAACAAGAAACTTCTTCCTGCCAAGAAGCAAACGGCAATCAGTAACACATACCAAGACACATCAGTTGAGCGTCTTATAAGGGAGGttacaaatgagaagttttggCATCACCCAG GCCCCCAAACAGTGGACAAGATCTCAACAGCTCCATTTG GGGAGACTGACCTCCAATGTGTTCCTGAAAAGTTTGAATCTGTTGAGGAGTATGTTAGAGTATTTGAACCGCTTCTGTTTGAAGAATGCCGTGCACAACTTTACAGCACCTGGGAGGAATTAACAGAGGCTGTTTCTAGAGATGCTCATATAACTGTTCGTGTAAGAAGCattgaaaggagagagagag GGTGGTATGATGTAATAGTCCTTCCAGTTAGTGAATGCAAGTGGACATTTAAAGAGGGGGATGTTGCAGTTCTTTCAACTCCTCGGCCTGGATCAG CAGTCAGATCCAAAAGGAACAACTCTTCAGCTGAGGGCGATGAGGAGCCTGAAATCAGTGGGCGTGTGGCTGGTACTGTCCGGCGACATATTCCTATCGATACTCGTGATCCCCCAGGGGCAATCCTTCATTTTTATGTTGGGGACTCCTATGATTCTAACAG CTTGGTTGATGATGATCATGTTCTAAGAAAGCTACAGCCCAAAGGAATTTGGTATTTAACTGTGCTTGGTTCTCTAGCAACCACCCAGCGCGAGTATATTGCACTGCATGCATTTCGTCGTCTGAATATGCAG ATGCAAGCAGCAATTCTACGGCCCAGTCCTGAACACTTTCCAAAATACGAGCAGCAGTCCCCTGCTATGCCAGAATGCTTCACACCGAATTTCATTGATCATTTGCATAGGACCTTTAATGGGCCCCAGCTATCAGCAATCCAATGGGCTGCAATGCATACAGCTGCAGGTACAAGTGGTGGAAAGAGGCAAGATCCATGGCCTTTTACGCTTGTTCAAGGACCTCCAGGAACAGGTAAGACACATACGGTCTGGGGAATGCTAAACGTCATCCATCTGGTTCAGTATCAGCAGTACTACACTTCTTTGCTGAAGAAACTAGCACCTGAAAGCTATAAGCAAAATAGTGAGACCAACTTTGATAATGTTGCTACGGGATCAATAGATGAGGTTCTTCAGAACATGGACCAGAATCTCCTTCGTACACTACCCAAGCTCTGTCCAAAGCCTAGAATGTTGGTTTGCGCCCCTTCTAATGCTGCAACAGATGAGCTTCTTTCCCGTGTTCTTGACCGTGGATTCATTGATGGCGAGATGAAAGTTTATCGACCTGATGTAGCCCGAGTAGGTGTGGATTCACAGACACGTGCTGCCCAGGCTGTATCCGTTGAGCGGAGAACTGAACAGCTTCTGGTTAAGAACCGTGAGGAAGTTTTAGGGTGGATGCATCAGTTGAGAAATCGTGAAGCTCAGTTGTCCGTGCAGATATCTAATCTTCAAAGAGACCTTACTGTTGCAGCTGCTGCTGTTCGTTCCCAAGGATCAGTTGGTGTTGATCCTGATGTTTTGGTGGCTCGGGACCAGAATCGAGATGCATTGCTGCAGATTCTTGCAGCTGTTGTTGAAAACAGGGATAAAACTCTAGTTGAGCTATCTCGCCTGTTTATTTTAGAAAGCAAGTTTCGTGCTGGTGGCAATTTTAACTTGGAAGAAGCTCGAGCTAATCTTGAGGCAAGTTTTGCCAATGAGGCTGAGATTGTTTTCACTACTGTTTCAAGCAGTGGTCGCAAGCTGTTCTCTCGTCTTTCTCATGGGTTTGATATGGTTGTGATTGATGAGGCAGCGCAAGCCAGTGAAGTGGGAGTTCTTCCTCCCCTTTCTCTTGGTGCTGCACGATGTGTTCTTGTTGGGGATCCTCAGCAGCTTCCCGCAACAGTTATTAGCAAGGCTGCTGGGACCTTGTTATACAGTAGAAGTCTTTTCGAAAGATTCCAGCAAGCAAAATGTCCAACAATGTTGTTATCTGTGCAGTATAGGATGCATCCCCAAATACGTGATTTTCCTTCAAGGTACTTCTACCAAGGACGCCTCACTGACAGTGAAAGTGTTGCTAATTTACCTGATGAAACCTATTACAAGGACCCTTTACTTAGACCTTATGTATTTTTTGACATTTCCCATGGACGGGAGTCCCACAGAGGGGGATCTGTCTCTTATCAGAACATACACGAAGCACAGTTTTGTGTGCGCTTGTATGAGCATCTCCAGAAGTCCTTGAAAGCATTGGGTTTGGGGAAAGTTTCTGTCGGCATAATCACACCATATAAATTGCAACTCAAATGCCTCCAACGTGAGTTTGAGGATATTTTAAATTCAGAGGAAGGGAAGGATATATATATCAACACAGTAGATGCTTTTCAAGGCCAAGAGCGTGATGTAATTATCATGTCCTGTGTGCGAGCTTCAACTCATGGGGTTGGTTTTGTAGCAGATATCCGCCGTATGAATGTAGCTCTCACTCGTGCAAGAAGGGCTCTTTGG GTCATGGGGAATGCAAGTGCCTTAATGCAGTGTGACGACTGGGCTGCATTGATTACCGATGCCAAAGCCAGGAACTGTTTTATGGACATAGAAACTCTTCCCAAAGAATTTCGGGTACCAAAGGTACCTTCTTATGCTCCATTACCAGGAAAGCCTTCCTCTAATATAAGGGGTTTCAGGTCTGGTGGACCAAGGCATAGATCAATGGATGTGCACATGGAATCAAGGTCAGGAACACCGTCAGAAGATGATGAGAAGTTGGGTGTATCAGTTATTTCTAGGAATGGAAGTTACCGGCCTATGAAACCTCCATATGAGAATTCCTTGGACGACTTTGATCAATCAGGTGATAAATCTAGAGATGCCTGGCAGTATGGTATACAGAAGAAGCATGGTCCTGCTGGGGTTGTGGGAAGGAGAGACATCTAG